In a genomic window of Streptomyces koelreuteriae:
- a CDS encoding ectoine synthase, with the protein MIVRSFKEIEGTDRHVKSASGTWESKRIVLAKEKVGFSLHETVLYAGTETSMWYANHIEAVVCVEGEAELTDHETGKSYTITPGTMYLLDGHEKHTLRIKQDFRCLCVFNPPVTGREDHDENGVYPLLTEEV; encoded by the coding sequence GTGATTGTCCGTTCGTTCAAGGAGATCGAAGGTACCGACCGGCACGTGAAGTCGGCGTCCGGTACGTGGGAGAGCAAACGCATCGTCCTCGCCAAGGAGAAGGTCGGCTTCTCCCTGCATGAGACGGTCCTGTACGCGGGTACGGAGACATCGATGTGGTACGCGAACCACATCGAGGCCGTTGTCTGCGTGGAGGGCGAGGCCGAGCTCACCGACCACGAGACCGGGAAGTCGTACACGATCACGCCCGGCACCATGTACCTCCTGGACGGGCACGAGAAGCACACGCTGCGGATCAAGCAGGACTTCCGCTGCCTCTGCGTCTTCAACCCGCCTGTCACCGGACGGGAGGACCACGACGAGAACGGCGTTTACCCGCTGCTCACCGAGGAGGTGTGA